One genomic window of Anaerolineae bacterium includes the following:
- a CDS encoding Molybdenum cofactor biosynthesis protein MoaB, giving the protein MEKILSEIRFAILTISDRSARGEREDASGPALKQAVEQYGGKVFLQKIVADEQRAIEEILRDWCDTDAVDVILTTGGTGCAPRDVTPEATAAVIERPVPGIAEAIRSASLKITPHAMLSRGIAGIRKRVLVINLPGSPKGAVQSFEIALPVIPHAVQLLRENAAAELGHTSQNLIKS; this is encoded by the coding sequence ATGGAAAAAATCTTGAGTGAAATCCGTTTTGCTATTCTAACTATCTCGGATCGATCAGCCCGAGGGGAAAGGGAAGACGCCAGCGGACCTGCCTTGAAACAGGCTGTTGAGCAATACGGTGGAAAGGTCTTCTTGCAGAAGATTGTAGCTGATGAGCAAAGAGCAATCGAAGAGATTTTACGGGATTGGTGTGACACAGATGCAGTAGATGTGATTCTGACAACGGGTGGGACCGGCTGCGCCCCACGCGATGTTACTCCCGAAGCCACTGCGGCGGTGATCGAACGTCCGGTGCCGGGCATTGCTGAAGCCATTCGCTCAGCCAGCCTTAAAATCACCCCTCATGCAATGCTCTCTCGCGGCATTGCTGGAATCCGTAAACGGGTTTTAGTGATCAATTTACCTGGCAGTCCAAAGGGAGCGGTGCAGAGTTTCGAGATTGCTTTACCGGTGATCCCCCATGCTGTCCAGTTATTGCGGGAAAATGCGGCAGCCGAACTGGGCCATACCTCCCAAAACTTGATAAAATCATAG
- a CDS encoding Signal peptidase I, with translation MEEFRSEIVPDIPPEDDQDQAGKFKRTLLDILETLVLSLLLYFGINAVSARIRVESISMLPTLEAGNYVIVNKLAYKFGTPSRGDIIIFRYPPDPQREPYIKRVIGLPGDVVRVSGGVVYVNDQPLVEPYISAPPDYEGTWEVPQGYLFVLGDNRNRSSDSHSWGMVPFENVIGKAWIVYWPPQAWKILDYHTAVAAGD, from the coding sequence ATGGAAGAATTTCGTTCTGAGATTGTGCCAGATATTCCTCCTGAGGATGATCAAGACCAGGCAGGCAAGTTCAAGCGCACCTTGTTGGATATACTTGAGACGCTTGTTTTATCCTTGTTGCTTTACTTCGGGATCAACGCTGTCTCAGCCCGCATTCGGGTTGAGTCGATCAGTATGCTTCCTACCTTGGAGGCGGGAAATTACGTTATCGTCAACAAACTTGCCTATAAGTTTGGCACTCCATCTCGAGGAGATATCATAATTTTCCGTTATCCTCCCGACCCTCAGCGAGAACCATATATCAAACGCGTGATTGGGTTACCGGGCGATGTCGTGCGGGTCAGCGGAGGAGTCGTTTATGTCAACGATCAACCTCTGGTTGAGCCTTACATTAGTGCCCCACCGGATTATGAGGGCACCTGGGAGGTACCGCAAGGGTATTTGTTTGTGTTGGGAGATAACCGTAATCGCTCCTCAGATTCCCATAGTTGGGGAATGGTGCCCTTCGAAAACGTTATCGGCAAAGCCTGGATTGTCTACTGGCCGCCGCAAGCCTGGAAGATTTTGGATTACCATACCGCAGTAGCAGCCGGGGATTGA
- a CDS encoding Cobalt-zinc-cadmium resistance protein, which yields MDRSTLTKYAWLSIGAALSTISLKSIAYLITGSVGLLSDAVESLVNLIAAVVTLVMLMIAARPADEQHNYGHSKAEYFASFTEGFLIASASLAIIYSAIQRILNPQPLEQIPLGLIVSAFASLINLIVAQVLLRTGKKFNSISLEADAYHLMTDVYTSAGVILAVGVVAISGWSILDPIIAILVALNILRTAYNLLQRSVYGLMDTALSTEDQQTVQAIFDKYRSQGVQFHALRTRQAAGRRFISFHILVPGRWSTHRSHHLAEEVEADIRKSLTGAAVFTHLEPVDDPLSYQDIEIDR from the coding sequence ATGGATCGTTCTACATTGACAAAATATGCCTGGTTGTCCATCGGAGCTGCCCTTAGCACGATTTCGCTCAAGAGCATTGCTTATCTGATTACCGGCTCAGTTGGCTTACTTTCGGATGCCGTTGAGTCTCTGGTCAATCTGATCGCTGCCGTAGTCACATTGGTGATGTTGATGATTGCAGCCCGACCAGCCGATGAGCAACACAATTATGGCCACAGTAAAGCAGAATACTTTGCCAGTTTTACGGAAGGTTTCCTGATTGCAAGTGCCTCGCTTGCAATAATTTATTCGGCGATCCAACGCATTCTGAACCCTCAACCGCTTGAGCAGATACCTTTAGGATTGATAGTTTCGGCGTTTGCTTCTCTGATCAATTTAATCGTTGCCCAGGTTTTACTGCGGACAGGCAAGAAATTCAACTCAATCAGTCTCGAAGCAGATGCCTATCATCTGATGACCGATGTTTATACATCTGCGGGGGTGATCCTGGCTGTAGGTGTCGTTGCGATCAGTGGATGGTCCATCTTAGATCCGATCATCGCCATATTGGTTGCCCTGAACATTCTCCGCACAGCTTACAATTTGCTGCAACGCTCGGTTTACGGCCTCATGGATACTGCTCTAAGCACCGAAGATCAACAGACCGTCCAGGCTATCTTCGATAAATATCGCTCTCAAGGCGTTCAATTTCATGCCTTACGGACCCGCCAGGCAGCCGGGCGACGTTTTATTTCCTTTCACATCCTCGTTCCAGGCCGTTGGTCAACTCATCGAAGTCATCATCTTGCCGAAGAGGTCGAAGCGGATATCCGGAAGTCGCTTACCGGAGCTGCGGTGTTTACCCACCTCGAACCTGTTGATGACCCTCTCTCTTATCAAGATATCGAAATCGATCGCTAG
- a CDS encoding Archaeal/vacuolar-type H+-ATPase subunit H: MDIMHLIDRLEEVLNESRQLPFTHNIIVDEERVFEIIDQMRALIPEEVKKAQQLLAQKDRILAQAQEEANRTLAIAKEKRDQMVEREAIVQAAHARAEQILAEARIEQENTRREADAYVLETLRRLEMELERSLTQVRNGISYLQSERLQTTKEAE, from the coding sequence ATGGACATCATGCATTTAATAGACCGTTTGGAGGAAGTGCTTAACGAAAGCCGCCAGTTACCTTTTACCCACAATATCATCGTGGATGAGGAACGAGTCTTCGAAATCATCGACCAGATGCGCGCCTTGATCCCCGAAGAAGTCAAAAAAGCGCAACAACTCCTTGCCCAAAAAGATCGCATCTTAGCCCAAGCTCAAGAAGAAGCCAATCGTACGTTGGCAATTGCCAAAGAAAAACGTGACCAGATGGTCGAGCGTGAGGCAATTGTCCAGGCTGCCCACGCTCGCGCTGAACAAATCCTTGCTGAAGCAAGAATCGAACAAGAAAACACCCGCCGCGAAGCAGATGCCTATGTTTTAGAAACTCTGCGTCGCCTTGAGATGGAATTAGAGCGGTCTCTAACTCAGGTCCGCAATGGCATTAGCTATCTGCAAAGCGAGCGACTTCAAACTACCAAAGAAGCTGAATAA
- a CDS encoding Phosphopantetheine adenylyltransferase, with amino-acid sequence MIRAVFPGTFDPIHFGHIDIAQRAANLFDELVVAVYDRPLKTLLFSPQERIQMTLETFAGNPKITVMGYSGLTVEFCRKINAQVIVRGLRVFSDFEYEFRMALANHHLAPEIEVVAFITAEEHTFLSSSTVREVASLGGDVSTMVPPLVAEALKRRFRELGESQQIVPTTSLRD; translated from the coding sequence ATGATCCGCGCAGTTTTTCCCGGCACCTTTGATCCCATTCATTTTGGACACATTGACATTGCCCAAAGAGCAGCCAATCTGTTTGATGAATTGGTGGTCGCAGTTTACGATCGCCCATTGAAAACGCTTTTATTTTCCCCTCAAGAACGGATTCAGATGACCCTGGAAACCTTTGCCGGAAACCCCAAAATTACGGTAATGGGTTACAGCGGGTTAACCGTTGAATTTTGCCGCAAAATTAATGCCCAGGTAATCGTGCGTGGTTTACGGGTGTTTTCAGATTTTGAATATGAATTCCGCATGGCATTAGCCAACCATCACCTTGCACCAGAAATCGAGGTAGTTGCTTTTATCACCGCCGAAGAACATACTTTTTTGTCGTCCTCCACGGTTAGAGAAGTCGCCTCGCTGGGCGGGGATGTCAGCACCATGGTGCCACCTTTGGTCGCTGAAGCGCTCAAACGTCGTTTCCGCGAGTTAGGCGAAAGTCAACAAATCGTCCCAACCACCTCGTTGCGAGATTGA
- a CDS encoding ATP-dependent DNA helicase RecG: MKPSIQKLYNIFRIEAENQFFNRAVIGGLDRILERWTAEARQDKLDEALILEVQSALQLYPQLSFQERAQTLENLWKTLQSTADDIPAFPQAAPENIAKPTSQPKPFSKTAHPKQTSTSLEGQLDLKALQASITVLPGIGQKYANVLAKLGLFTLEDLLYYFPRRYDDYSNLKPIHSLLYGEEVTVIGVIQSVTERKSPSKRSIVEAVLSDGTGGIRITIFNQPWQAQKLQIGEPYAVAGRIDQYLGRLVFVNPEIEPLDKELLHSGRIVPVYRLTENITQRWLRRTIKQVVDRYAPKLVDYMPASIRQSAQLMELSKAVYQTHFPDSIENLEQARYRLAFDEIFFLQMGVLRHKYEWQQRPGRPFHAPPAWLDQFKASLPYRLTQAQERALHQALNDLSSGRPMNRLLQGDVGSGKTVVAAGIAALIAHHNAQSAIMAPTSILAEQHYRTFLKLLATLDESDGSEDRQDPVKLPASAIRLLTGATPDSERSEIFDQLTNNQIKILIGTHALIEEAVQFHDLQFIVVDEQHRFGVEQRALLRAKGENPHLLVMTATPIPRSLALTLYGDLDLTLLDEMPPGRQPINTFVVYPHERERVYRLIESQVEQGKRAFIIYPLVEESDKSQSLSAVEEYKRLQEEVFPNLRLGLLHGRLKADEKEAVMRQFQTGEIQILVSTSVVEVGVDVPQATVMVVEGANRFGLAQLHQFRGRVGRGNDPAYCILIPETADEAENERLMVMAQTQDGFVLAEHDLRQRGPGDFLGTRQSGFAQLRFASYTNLHLIEKVREHSQALFTEDPLLEKPEHRLLAERIDRFWQETTSDIS, from the coding sequence ATGAAGCCTTCCATCCAGAAACTATATAATATTTTTCGCATCGAAGCCGAAAACCAATTCTTTAACCGCGCTGTAATCGGTGGTCTAGATCGCATCCTGGAGCGTTGGACAGCAGAAGCCCGTCAGGATAAATTGGACGAGGCTCTTATCCTGGAAGTTCAATCTGCTCTCCAGCTATACCCTCAACTTTCATTTCAAGAACGAGCCCAGACGCTCGAAAATCTTTGGAAGACATTGCAAAGTACAGCAGATGACATTCCAGCTTTCCCGCAGGCCGCACCGGAAAATATCGCAAAACCAACCTCACAACCCAAACCTTTCTCCAAAACTGCACATCCAAAACAAACCAGCACGAGTCTTGAAGGACAACTTGACCTGAAAGCTTTGCAAGCTTCCATTACGGTATTACCCGGTATCGGTCAAAAATATGCCAATGTATTAGCGAAATTAGGTTTATTTACACTCGAAGATTTACTTTACTATTTCCCGCGACGCTACGACGATTACTCGAATCTGAAACCAATCCACAGTCTCCTGTATGGCGAAGAAGTTACCGTCATCGGTGTCATTCAGTCTGTAACGGAGCGAAAATCGCCTTCTAAACGCTCCATTGTTGAAGCTGTACTCAGCGATGGCACAGGCGGAATCCGCATTACGATCTTTAACCAACCCTGGCAGGCTCAAAAGCTCCAGATCGGCGAGCCGTATGCCGTTGCAGGGCGCATCGATCAATATCTTGGACGATTGGTTTTCGTCAATCCAGAAATCGAACCATTAGATAAAGAGTTGTTACACAGCGGTCGCATTGTCCCCGTCTATCGTCTAACGGAAAACATCACCCAGCGATGGCTACGGCGTACAATCAAACAGGTGGTTGACCGCTATGCCCCCAAATTAGTCGATTACATGCCGGCATCTATCCGGCAATCTGCTCAATTGATGGAACTATCCAAAGCTGTCTACCAGACACATTTCCCCGACTCCATCGAGAATCTGGAACAAGCCCGCTATCGTCTCGCTTTTGATGAGATCTTCTTTTTGCAAATGGGGGTTTTACGCCACAAGTATGAATGGCAACAACGACCTGGCCGCCCATTCCATGCCCCACCAGCCTGGCTCGATCAGTTTAAAGCCAGCCTGCCCTATCGCCTGACCCAGGCTCAAGAGCGAGCCCTGCACCAGGCTCTTAACGATTTATCTTCAGGTAGACCGATGAACCGCCTCCTGCAAGGAGATGTTGGCTCAGGAAAGACAGTTGTCGCCGCTGGTATCGCAGCATTGATCGCCCATCATAACGCTCAATCCGCCATTATGGCACCAACCAGCATTTTAGCCGAACAGCACTATCGCACCTTCCTGAAGCTTCTGGCTACACTGGATGAGTCTGATGGCTCTGAGGACAGGCAAGACCCGGTTAAGCTTCCTGCTTCGGCTATCCGCTTATTGACCGGCGCCACCCCCGATTCCGAACGGAGCGAAATCTTTGATCAACTGACAAACAACCAGATCAAAATCCTCATCGGCACCCATGCGCTGATCGAGGAAGCGGTGCAATTCCATGATTTGCAATTTATCGTTGTAGACGAGCAACATCGGTTTGGGGTAGAACAACGGGCGTTGCTACGCGCAAAAGGGGAAAACCCGCATCTCTTGGTGATGACGGCAACTCCTATCCCGCGCTCGCTGGCTTTAACCCTCTATGGCGACCTTGACCTGACCCTTCTGGATGAAATGCCTCCTGGCAGGCAACCGATCAATACGTTTGTCGTCTACCCTCACGAACGAGAACGGGTTTACCGCCTGATAGAATCTCAAGTCGAGCAAGGAAAACGGGCTTTTATCATCTACCCACTGGTAGAGGAAAGCGACAAAAGCCAGAGCCTATCCGCGGTAGAAGAGTACAAACGCCTGCAGGAGGAAGTATTTCCCAATCTCCGTCTAGGCTTACTGCATGGTCGTCTGAAAGCAGACGAAAAAGAAGCCGTGATGCGACAGTTCCAAACAGGCGAAATACAAATTCTGGTCTCTACTTCAGTTGTCGAAGTCGGCGTAGACGTCCCTCAGGCAACCGTAATGGTTGTCGAAGGTGCAAATCGCTTTGGATTAGCCCAACTACACCAGTTTCGCGGTCGAGTCGGTCGTGGCAACGATCCGGCTTATTGTATCTTGATCCCTGAAACGGCTGACGAAGCCGAGAATGAACGATTAATGGTCATGGCTCAAACCCAGGATGGATTTGTTTTAGCCGAACACGACCTGCGCCAACGTGGTCCTGGTGATTTCTTGGGCACCCGACAGTCCGGCTTTGCTCAACTTCGCTTTGCCAGCTATACCAATTTACACCTGATCGAAAAAGTAAGAGAACATTCCCAAGCCCTCTTTACCGAAGACCCGCTTCTGGAAAAACCCGAGCATCGGCTGCTCGCCGAACGCATCGATCGCTTTTGGCAGGAAACAACCAGTGATATCAGTTAA
- a CDS encoding PHP N-terminal domain protein, which yields MVKKRPSATLQWRTMDLHIHTPASSDYQQMEVTFLDILQRAEARGLDIIALTDHNTVAGYRRLEEEIEQLELLERLNRLLPDEKERLAEYRRLREKILILPGFEFTATFGFHILAIFSPQKSSREIEHLLLDLRIPPDQLDAGSAAVGATTDVLTAYRLIRQAGGIVIAAHANSSNGVAMRGFPLGGQTKIAYTQDENLHALEVTDLENKSRNSTAAFFNGSKPEYPRRMHCIQGSDAHRLTMDPQRKKHLGVGDRPTEVFIPEVSFEALKELFESKDFTRTRPRRVTEEPPYDLIRSLQEEGPNIIQDFYETFETRGGKLNSILADVCAFANTNGGTLYLGVGRDIRKPIAGLADSEAVMQILEREISKRINPPLQFTLDTIESGNKKIVRVFVPRGDEPPYALDENKIYVRFEGETGLAVRDEIVNLVKRGLQLTPSLSPEITELSDQDAEGAPPLEPSGEEESPPRTGVEVVAMSERGGQRLYTLRDLRNGNVVHNVTSKSARRLWQYAIERYSKLPKDPNEIHWMGNLGLLTKRGKRGQYRYDLVSRSTEGFRWFFGVTDDGLHGKWRRLVGQEDE from the coding sequence CCGAAGCGCGTGGATTGGATATCATTGCTCTTACGGATCACAACACGGTTGCCGGTTATCGCCGTCTTGAGGAAGAGATTGAGCAGCTGGAGTTACTTGAACGATTAAACCGACTGCTACCTGATGAAAAAGAGCGCCTGGCTGAATATCGGCGATTAAGAGAAAAAATCCTGATCCTTCCAGGCTTTGAATTCACTGCCACATTTGGTTTTCATATTTTAGCGATTTTCTCGCCTCAAAAATCTAGTCGGGAGATTGAACATCTGCTTTTGGATTTGCGGATACCCCCTGACCAACTGGATGCAGGTTCGGCGGCAGTCGGAGCAACAACCGATGTGCTGACGGCTTATCGCTTGATTCGCCAGGCGGGTGGAATTGTCATTGCAGCCCATGCGAACTCGAGCAATGGCGTGGCTATGCGCGGCTTTCCACTGGGTGGGCAGACCAAAATTGCTTATACTCAAGATGAAAATCTGCATGCACTGGAAGTGACCGACCTGGAAAACAAGAGCCGCAATTCCACGGCGGCTTTCTTTAACGGCAGCAAACCTGAATATCCCAGGCGGATGCATTGCATCCAGGGCTCTGATGCCCATCGTTTGACCATGGATCCCCAGAGAAAAAAGCATCTGGGCGTAGGTGACCGCCCGACTGAAGTCTTTATCCCAGAAGTCAGCTTTGAGGCTCTTAAGGAATTATTTGAAAGCAAAGATTTCACTCGCACCCGCCCGCGCAGGGTGACCGAAGAACCGCCCTATGACCTGATTCGCAGTTTGCAGGAAGAGGGACCGAATATCATTCAAGACTTTTACGAAACCTTTGAAACCCGGGGAGGAAAACTCAATAGCATCCTTGCGGATGTGTGTGCCTTTGCCAACACCAACGGTGGCACTCTTTATCTCGGCGTGGGGCGTGACATTCGTAAGCCCATTGCCGGTCTGGCGGATAGCGAAGCGGTGATGCAGATTTTAGAACGAGAAATCAGCAAACGCATCAATCCTCCGCTGCAATTTACGCTGGACACGATCGAGAGTGGCAATAAGAAGATTGTGCGGGTATTTGTGCCGCGTGGTGATGAACCACCGTACGCCCTTGACGAAAATAAAATTTATGTCCGTTTTGAGGGGGAGACAGGGCTGGCAGTGCGCGATGAGATCGTTAACCTGGTCAAGCGAGGTTTGCAATTGACCCCTTCTCTCTCACCTGAAATCACTGAGCTATCTGACCAGGATGCGGAGGGGGCACCACCGCTCGAGCCGTCTGGTGAAGAGGAATCACCGCCTCGAACAGGCGTGGAAGTGGTGGCAATGAGCGAGCGCGGTGGTCAGCGCCTTTATACCTTGCGGGATTTGAGAAACGGAAATGTGGTTCACAATGTCACTTCGAAATCTGCCCGCAGGTTGTGGCAGTATGCCATAGAAAGGTATTCGAAACTACCGAAAGACCCAAATGAAATTCACTGGATGGGCAATTTAGGCTTGCTGACAAAACGAGGAAAGCGTGGTCAATACCGCTATGACCTGGTATCTCGCTCTACGGAAGGCTTTCGTTGGTTTTTTGGTGTAACCGACGATGGCCTTCACGGTAAATGGCGCAGGTTGGTGGGACAAGAAGATGAGTGA
- a CDS encoding Butyryl-CoA dehydrogenase, whose protein sequence is MDFELNPEQRMWKEAVHDFVVQEVKPKAKDVDENSEVNWTAIHKMGTLGLLGLNVPEEYGGAGVDAISAAIAIEELGWGCGSTALSIAAHNGLGCAPLTLFGGEELKQTYLPSVASGRRKDGSPSGLAALALTEPAAGSDLRGINCHAHLEGDHWVINGTKMWCTNAGIAEYIITLVRHDNDRASDDFSLILVPGNQAGLHIDPPEKKMGLKGSPTHAITYQQVRVPQNHLLGRRGDGLRQTLQVLDGGRIGIAALSVGLAQAAFEAALEYAKERRAFGLPIAEQEAIQWMLADAATEIHAARMMVYYAAWLKDQGKRYTKEAAMAKLFASEMAERVCRNAIQIHGGYGYSREYPVERIYRDARLMTIGEGTSEIQRLVIARQLLKS, encoded by the coding sequence ATGGATTTTGAATTGAACCCGGAACAGCGAATGTGGAAAGAAGCCGTGCACGATTTTGTTGTCCAGGAAGTCAAGCCGAAGGCAAAGGATGTTGACGAAAACAGCGAAGTTAACTGGACAGCTATTCACAAAATGGGCACTTTAGGCCTTTTGGGTTTAAATGTCCCGGAAGAATATGGCGGGGCAGGAGTGGATGCCATCAGTGCAGCCATTGCCATTGAAGAATTAGGATGGGGCTGTGGCAGCACTGCTCTCTCGATTGCTGCCCATAACGGGTTAGGTTGCGCGCCTCTTACCCTATTTGGAGGAGAAGAGCTTAAGCAGACTTACCTTCCCAGCGTGGCAAGCGGTCGGCGAAAGGATGGCAGCCCCAGTGGATTAGCCGCTCTGGCTTTGACCGAGCCGGCAGCCGGATCCGATCTGCGCGGCATCAATTGCCACGCTCACCTTGAAGGAGATCACTGGGTGATCAACGGGACAAAAATGTGGTGCACAAATGCCGGGATAGCAGAATATATCATCACCCTGGTGCGTCATGATAACGATCGCGCATCGGATGACTTCAGCCTGATCCTGGTGCCTGGAAACCAGGCTGGCTTGCACATTGATCCTCCCGAAAAAAAGATGGGTCTCAAAGGGTCGCCTACCCATGCGATCACTTATCAACAGGTACGCGTGCCCCAAAACCATTTGCTGGGTAGGCGGGGAGACGGCCTCCGCCAGACTTTACAGGTACTGGATGGCGGTCGAATTGGGATCGCTGCCCTATCCGTTGGTCTGGCTCAAGCAGCCTTTGAGGCGGCACTTGAGTATGCGAAAGAACGAAGAGCCTTTGGGCTACCGATTGCTGAACAGGAAGCCATCCAGTGGATGTTAGCCGACGCCGCTACTGAAATCCATGCCGCTCGCATGATGGTGTACTATGCTGCCTGGTTGAAAGATCAAGGAAAGCGCTACACAAAAGAGGCTGCCATGGCAAAGCTGTTCGCCAGTGAAATGGCTGAACGCGTGTGCCGTAATGCCATCCAGATTCATGGAGGTTATGGGTATAGCCGCGAATACCCGGTAGAGCGGATTTACCGAGATGCGCGATTGATGACAATTGGGGAAGGCACCAGCGAAATCCAACGCCTCGTTATCGCCCGTCAATTGCTCAAGTCTTAA
- a CDS encoding oxidoreductase, short chain dehydrogenase-reductase family: MTVLLITGASSGIGAEIARLAARQGYDLAVVARRLERLEALRQECEPYGVRVLTIQADLAQYSQVQMVAQTTLQFFGQVDVLINNAGFGRLNWLERLDGEKDIAAQIQVNLIASIQLTRHLLPGMIANRAGHIINIASLAAWVATPTYSVYAASKFGLHGFTEALRREVAHYGVHVSGVYPGGVETEFAQKAGIERKTHITTPRWMRLTAGQVARATLDLIRHPRPWVILPGYMKILIWLNHSMPALVDWLVQIGFVARERTAS; encoded by the coding sequence ATGACTGTGCTTTTGATAACAGGGGCTTCGTCAGGGATTGGAGCTGAGATTGCTCGCCTGGCTGCCAGGCAGGGCTATGATCTGGCGGTGGTCGCACGGCGACTGGAGCGATTAGAAGCTTTACGTCAGGAATGTGAGCCTTATGGAGTCAGAGTCTTAACCATCCAGGCAGACCTGGCGCAATACTCCCAGGTACAGATGGTCGCTCAGACCACTTTACAGTTTTTTGGGCAGGTCGATGTTCTGATCAATAATGCGGGGTTCGGCAGGCTGAATTGGTTGGAAAGGCTGGATGGTGAAAAAGATATTGCGGCTCAAATACAGGTCAACCTTATTGCTTCGATACAACTCACCCGTCATTTGTTGCCTGGCATGATTGCCAATCGAGCCGGGCATATTATCAACATTGCTTCGCTCGCAGCCTGGGTAGCCACGCCTACCTACAGCGTCTATGCAGCCAGCAAATTTGGTTTACACGGCTTTACCGAGGCGCTACGAAGGGAGGTTGCCCACTATGGCGTCCATGTTTCGGGAGTCTATCCGGGTGGGGTAGAGACCGAATTTGCCCAGAAGGCGGGGATTGAACGGAAGACCCACATCACAACGCCGCGCTGGATGCGCCTGACTGCCGGACAGGTTGCCAGAGCGACGCTTGATCTCATCCGCCATCCTCGCCCTTGGGTGATTCTGCCGGGTTATATGAAGATCTTGATCTGGCTTAATCATTCCATGCCTGCCCTGGTCGATTGGCTGGTTCAGATAGGATTTGTTGCTCGGGAACGGACAGCGTCTTGA
- a CDS encoding Acetyltransferase: MAFTVNGAGWWDKKMSDTEFTIRTFEFPGDYQAVIELWRTAGEGVHLGDSDSFDEIAKKIERDPQLFLVAEKEGRLVGAVMGGFDGRRGLVYHLAVDHAERKLGIATALMEELEKRLKAIGCRRAYLLVTPENHVAQQFYEKRGWQRMEILTYGKNLE; this comes from the coding sequence ATGGCCTTCACGGTAAATGGCGCAGGTTGGTGGGACAAGAAGATGAGTGATACCGAATTTACAATTCGCACCTTTGAATTCCCGGGTGATTACCAGGCGGTGATTGAACTATGGAGGACTGCCGGTGAAGGGGTTCACCTTGGAGACTCCGATTCATTTGATGAGATAGCTAAAAAAATTGAACGCGATCCGCAACTGTTTCTGGTTGCTGAAAAAGAAGGTCGCCTGGTTGGAGCAGTGATGGGAGGCTTTGATGGGCGCAGAGGCCTGGTGTATCATTTAGCCGTTGACCATGCGGAACGAAAACTGGGTATTGCAACGGCTTTAATGGAAGAGTTGGAAAAGCGTCTTAAGGCAATCGGCTGCCGGCGGGCATATCTATTGGTGACCCCTGAAAATCACGTGGCTCAGCAATTTTATGAGAAGCGCGGCTGGCAACGCATGGAGATTTTAACCTATGGAAAAAATCTTGAGTGA